From the Pseudomonas sp. VD-NE ins genome, the window CGGTTCGAGGATGCGTTTGAGCTCGTCATCGAGCGTGGTCAGGCTGATCATCACCGCCACCAGCCGTTGCTGCGCCAGCTCGGTCAGGAGATCCAGATCGCGAAGAATCAGCGAGCCCTTGGTGACAATGGTCACCGGGTGCTTATAGCGCAGCAGCACTTCGAGGGTCTGCCGGGTGATTTTGTGTTCACGCTCGATCGGCTGGTACGGGTCGGTGTTGGAACCCAGGTTGATTGGCGCACATTGATAGCCTTTCTTTCCGAGCTGTTCTTCCAACACTTGGGCGGCATTGGTTTTGGCGATCAGTTTCGTTTCGAAATCCAGCCCGGGCGACATGTCCCAATAAGCGTGGCTGGGCCGTGCATAGCAATAGATGCAGCCATGCTCGCAGCCTCGGTAGGGGTTGATCGAGCGGTCGAAAGGCAGATCCGGCGAGGTGTTGCGGGTGATGATGGTTTTTGCGGTTTCGATCATCACCTCGGTGCCTTGGGTCAGCGGCACTTCCTGATACCAGCCGTCGTCCTCGGCCACCGAACGGTTTGGCGCGAAGCGGTTGTGCGGGTTGCTGGCGGTGCCGCGACCACGGGGCGGGAGAGGATTGATCATTGGGCAGGCTCCTGATCTGTATATGCATACAGTACATGAGACTGCCCAATGTGATCCAGTACCGCTCAGCGATGGGATACATGCCGACCGGCAAAGTTTATATATAAGTGCAAAGTACAATCCGAGATACATATGTCCCGTTGTCGCGCCAAGTTATCGAATATAGTCTTGGCAACTTCCGTCGGCATTTGTCCGGTAACTAAATTAAAAAGGATTTAATTCATGTCTTATCTCAATCAGCGTGGCGTCTTTATGCAACTGATGCTGCCCAATGCATCGGAGCCCAATACTATTGTTTCGATGCAACTGGCGCGCAAGGAGCTGGGCTGGAACGCCGAGCAGGAGCTGTCCACCGAGGCGCTGGTCGACTCGCTCTACGTGGTGGCAGTATCCAGCGACCGGGGCAAGACCTTCACTATTCGCACCAACAAGAAAGATGTAGACGGTGATGGCGATATTGATAACGATGACAAGGCGAAGTTGATTGCACTGGCCAAGGCTTATGTCAGTATCGTTAATCCGTAACGGAAAATTTACTGCGCTGTATCCGGTACAAAAAAACCCTGCATAAATGATTTATGCAGGGTCATATGGTGTCAACCAATGCTTTTTCACGAAGCTGTTAGCTCAAGTTCGCAACGTGTTCATTCAGCGAAGTTTCTCATTGAAACAAACGAATTCGCGATATTGACGAAAATCAGTTTGTCATTGGCATCGGAGTCGTCATCACCATCCGCATCGATGTTGAATTTTCCGTAACCCTCCAATGTATCTTCCACTTTATAAAAGCCTGTGGCGTTGATCTTTAACTTCACGTTAGCGTCGGGATGGGACAGATCAATATTAGAAGCTTTAAACAGATCAATATTCACGTATGTCGGTTTAGCCGTTTTCACTTCACTGTCGGACGATATAAGGATGCAACTGTACAAGCGACCTTCGCCCACAGTACTCAAACCCGCCAACTTCGAGGCAAGACCCGCCGCGACGGTGTAGGTGTCCGTATCATATTCGTCGACCCCGTCATATCCCTCGACATCATCCACCCCTTCGGCGCGGTCGTACTCCCCCTGGTCGTTGGCGTAAGCCGTGACTGTTACGTCAGGCTTGAGATTATTCGTATAGCCATTGTTATAACGGGAAATTA encodes:
- a CDS encoding PA0069 family radical SAM protein is translated as MINPLPPRGRGTASNPHNRFAPNRSVAEDDGWYQEVPLTQGTEVMIETAKTIITRNTSPDLPFDRSINPYRGCEHGCIYCYARPSHAYWDMSPGLDFETKLIAKTNAAQVLEEQLGKKGYQCAPINLGSNTDPYQPIEREHKITRQTLEVLLRYKHPVTIVTKGSLILRDLDLLTELAQQRLVAVMISLTTLDDELKRILEPRAAAPKARLRAIRVMREAGIPVGVLCSPMIPMINDCEIESLLCEAHAAGAQSAAYMMLRLPLEVAPLFEEWLAAHYPQRAAHVLSLIRQSRGGELYDSRFGARMRGEGVFADLLAQRFAKAIKRLGMNHREGYNLDCTAFCPPGRQMSLI